One Mycolicibacterium crocinum DNA window includes the following coding sequences:
- a CDS encoding cell division protein FtsQ/DivIB: protein MVTEDGAEGPPEAPPEDAPILPKPTTGSESASDDTHSADAAEPDVEEENQVVEGPRMRERRERAERRAAQARATAIEQARREAKRRVQGQAVEAPKALGQRTVRGLRLFIWLIVLTIISVGLGLILYFTPVMSARNLVITGIGAVTREEVVDAAKVTLGTPLLQVNTDQVADRVAGIRRVASARVQREYPSTLRITIVERIPIVVKDYPDGPHLFDKDGVDFATAPPPPGLPYIDVDKPGPSDPPTRAALEVMTALRPEVVSQVSRVAAPSVASVTLTLTDGRTVVWGTTDRTDEKAEKLAALLTQPGKVYDVSSPDLPTVK from the coding sequence ATGGTGACCGAGGATGGGGCCGAGGGGCCGCCAGAGGCGCCCCCCGAGGATGCCCCCATCCTGCCCAAACCGACGACTGGCAGCGAAAGTGCGAGTGACGACACGCACAGTGCCGATGCAGCCGAGCCCGATGTCGAGGAAGAAAACCAAGTAGTAGAAGGCCCCCGGATGCGGGAGCGCCGGGAGCGGGCCGAGCGCCGCGCCGCGCAGGCCCGTGCGACCGCAATCGAACAAGCCCGCCGCGAGGCCAAGCGCAGGGTTCAGGGCCAGGCGGTCGAGGCCCCGAAGGCCTTGGGTCAGAGGACTGTTCGGGGCCTGAGGCTGTTCATCTGGCTGATCGTGCTGACGATCATCAGCGTGGGTCTAGGGCTGATCCTCTATTTCACGCCGGTCATGTCGGCGCGCAACCTGGTGATCACCGGGATCGGGGCGGTGACCCGCGAGGAGGTCGTCGACGCCGCGAAGGTCACGCTCGGTACGCCGCTGCTGCAGGTCAACACCGACCAGGTGGCCGATCGGGTGGCCGGCATCCGGCGAGTGGCCAGCGCGCGGGTGCAGCGCGAATATCCGTCGACGTTGCGGATCACGATCGTCGAGCGCATCCCGATCGTGGTGAAGGACTATCCCGACGGCCCGCATCTGTTCGATAAGGACGGCGTGGATTTCGCGACGGCCCCGCCGCCGCCCGGGCTGCCGTATATCGACGTCGACAAGCCCGGCCCGAGCGATCCGCCGACGCGGGCCGCGCTGGAGGTGATGACGGCGTTGCGTCCGGAGGTCGTGTCTCAGGTGAGCCGGGTGGCCGCGCCGTCGGTGGCGTCGGTGACCTTGACGCTGACCGACGGCCGCACGGTGGTGTGGGGGACGACGGACCGCACCGACGAGAAAGCGGAGAAGCTCGCCGCGCTGCTCACTCAGCCGGGCAAGGTCTACGACGTCTCGAGCCCCGATCTGCCGACGGTCAAGTAA
- the murC gene encoding UDP-N-acetylmuramate--L-alanine ligase, producing the protein MSAPKGPRELPPELQRVHMVGIGGAGMSGIARILLDRGGLVSGSDAKESRGVAALRARGAVISIGHDAANLDLLPGGPTAVITTHAAIPKTNPELVEARTRAIPVILRPVVLAKLMDGSRTLMVTGTHGKTTTTSMLIVALQHAGLDPSFAVGGDLGEAGTNAHNGSGDCFVAEADESDGSLLEYTPDVAVVTNIEADHLDFFGSAEAYSAVFDAFVERLAPGGALVVCVDDPGAAALAERSAALGVRVLRYGEGPQEGLAGALVGWEQHGTGAVAHIQLAGEAHQRVMRLAVPGRHMALNALAALLAAVEAGAPTDEVLDGLAGFEGVRRRFELVGTAAGVRVFDDYAHHPTEVRAALTALRTLAREGENTYAGAGRAIVVFQPHLYSRTKTFANEFGDALSGADEVFILDVYAAREQPIAGISGATVAQHVSVPVHYVPDFSAVAAQVAAAARPGDVVVTMGAGDVTMLGQEILTALQIKANRSW; encoded by the coding sequence ATGAGCGCGCCGAAGGGGCCCCGGGAGCTGCCGCCCGAACTGCAGCGGGTGCACATGGTCGGCATCGGCGGCGCGGGAATGTCCGGTATCGCGCGGATCCTGCTGGACCGCGGCGGCCTGGTGTCGGGATCCGACGCCAAGGAGTCACGCGGCGTGGCCGCGCTGCGGGCGCGGGGCGCGGTGATCAGCATCGGGCACGATGCGGCGAATCTCGATCTGCTGCCGGGCGGTCCGACGGCGGTGATCACCACACACGCGGCGATCCCGAAGACCAACCCCGAGCTGGTCGAGGCGCGCACGCGGGCGATCCCGGTGATCCTGCGTCCGGTGGTGCTGGCCAAGTTGATGGACGGCTCCCGCACGCTGATGGTGACCGGCACGCACGGCAAGACCACCACGACCTCGATGTTGATCGTCGCGCTGCAGCATGCCGGGCTGGACCCGTCGTTCGCCGTCGGTGGGGACCTCGGCGAGGCAGGAACCAACGCGCACAACGGAAGTGGTGACTGCTTCGTCGCCGAGGCCGACGAAAGTGACGGCTCGCTGCTCGAGTACACCCCCGACGTGGCGGTGGTCACCAACATCGAGGCCGACCATCTCGACTTCTTCGGCAGTGCCGAGGCCTACAGCGCCGTGTTCGACGCGTTCGTCGAGCGGCTGGCGCCGGGCGGTGCGCTGGTGGTGTGCGTCGACGACCCGGGTGCGGCCGCGCTCGCCGAACGCAGTGCGGCACTTGGGGTTCGGGTGCTGCGCTACGGCGAGGGCCCGCAGGAGGGACTGGCCGGTGCGCTGGTCGGCTGGGAGCAGCACGGCACCGGTGCGGTGGCTCATATCCAGCTGGCCGGCGAGGCGCACCAGCGGGTGATGCGGCTGGCCGTGCCGGGCCGGCACATGGCGCTCAACGCGCTGGCGGCGCTGCTGGCCGCGGTCGAGGCGGGCGCCCCGACCGACGAGGTGCTCGATGGGCTGGCCGGCTTCGAAGGCGTACGGCGGCGGTTCGAGCTGGTCGGCACCGCGGCCGGGGTGCGCGTCTTCGACGACTATGCCCATCACCCGACCGAGGTCAGGGCCGCGCTGACGGCGCTGCGCACGTTGGCCCGCGAGGGTGAGAACACCTATGCCGGGGCCGGTCGGGCGATCGTCGTTTTCCAGCCGCACTTGTATTCGCGCACAAAGACTTTCGCGAACGAATTCGGGGACGCGCTCAGTGGCGCCGACGAGGTCTTCATTCTCGACGTCTACGCCGCGCGTGAGCAGCCCATCGCCGGGATCAGCGGAGCGACGGTGGCCCAGCACGTCAGCGTGCCGGTGCATTACGTCCCCGATTTCTCGGCGGTCGCCGCGCAGGTCGCGGCGGCGGCCCGTCCGGGTGATGTCGTGGTGACCATGGGCGCCGGTGACGTGACGATGCTGGGCCAGGAAATCCTGACGGCATTGCAGATCAAGGCAAATCGGTCATGGTGA
- a CDS encoding YggS family pyridoxal phosphate-dependent enzyme: MTSATDREAELATALAALTDRLAAAARDAGRDVAGIELLPITKFFPATDVAILWRLGCQAFGESREQEASAKIAEFTDLTGAGDVRWHMVGQIQRNKAKAIAAWADTIHSLSTAKVAAALDRGAALAIENGTRTAPITVFVQISLDGDTSRGGVDIGNPDAVDELCAQVDEAGGLRLAGLMAVPPLGADPDTAFAALAEEHRRVMRNHPQATALSAGMSGDLEAAVRHGSTCVRVGTALMGQRPLTSP, encoded by the coding sequence ATGACCAGCGCGACCGATCGGGAAGCCGAACTCGCGACCGCACTGGCCGCGCTGACCGACCGGCTCGCGGCGGCGGCGCGCGACGCGGGCCGCGACGTCGCCGGGATCGAGCTGCTGCCGATCACCAAGTTCTTCCCGGCCACCGATGTCGCGATCCTGTGGCGGCTGGGCTGCCAGGCGTTCGGCGAATCCCGCGAGCAGGAAGCCTCGGCCAAGATCGCCGAGTTCACCGATCTCACCGGAGCGGGCGACGTCCGCTGGCACATGGTCGGCCAGATTCAGCGCAACAAGGCCAAAGCCATTGCGGCATGGGCGGATACGATCCATTCACTGAGCACCGCCAAGGTGGCCGCCGCGCTGGATCGCGGTGCCGCACTCGCGATCGAGAACGGCACGCGGACCGCACCGATCACGGTGTTCGTCCAGATCAGCCTCGACGGCGACACCTCGCGCGGCGGTGTGGACATCGGCAATCCGGACGCCGTGGACGAGCTGTGCGCCCAGGTGGACGAGGCCGGTGGACTGCGGCTGGCCGGCTTGATGGCCGTGCCACCGCTGGGCGCCGACCCCGACACGGCGTTCGCGGCGCTGGCCGAGGAACACCGCCGGGTAATGCGCAATCACCCACAGGCGACAGCGTTGTCGGCGGGGATGTCCGGCGACCTGGAAGCAGCGGTGCGACACGGTTCGACGTGTGTGCGTGTCGGAACCGCGCTTATGGGACAACGTCCTCTAACGTCTCCCTGA
- a CDS encoding YggT family protein codes for MSLFFEILGFALFVFWLLLIARVVVEFIRSFSRDWHPRGATVVILELIMTITDPPVKLLRRLIPQLTIGAVRFDLSIMVLLLVAFIGMQLAFGAAA; via the coding sequence TTGTCGCTGTTCTTCGAAATCCTGGGCTTCGCGCTGTTTGTGTTCTGGCTGCTGCTGATCGCCCGGGTCGTCGTCGAGTTCATCCGCTCGTTCAGCCGGGACTGGCACCCGCGGGGTGCCACCGTCGTGATCCTCGAATTGATCATGACGATCACCGACCCACCGGTGAAGCTATTACGTCGACTTATCCCGCAGCTGACGATCGGCGCGGTCCGCTTCGACCTGTCGATCATGGTGCTGCTGCTGGTGGCGTTCATCGGAATGCAGCTGGCATTCGGCGCTGCCGCCTGA
- the ftsZ gene encoding cell division protein FtsZ: MTPPHNYLAVIKVVGIGGGGVNAVNRMIEQGLKGVEFIAINTDAQALLMSDADVKLDVGRDSTRGLGAGADPEVGRKAAEDAKDEIEELLRGADMVFVTAGEGGGTGTGGAPVVANIARKLGALTVGVVTRPFSFEGKRRSNQAENGIQALRESCDTLIVIPNDRLLQMGDAQVSLMDAFRSADEVLLNGVQGITDLITTPGLINVDFADVKGVMSGAGTALMGIGSARGDGRALKAAEIAINSPLLEASMEGAQGVLLSVAGGSDLGLFEINEAASLVQDAAHQDANIIFGTVIDDSLGDEVRVTVIAAGFDSAGPSRKPVVGGAAGATTGAQPIAPGAAGKLSSSLFDPIDAASVPVHTNGATVSIGGGDDGGISDDDVDVPPFMRH; encoded by the coding sequence ATGACCCCCCCGCATAACTACCTCGCCGTTATCAAGGTCGTTGGCATCGGCGGCGGCGGCGTCAACGCCGTCAACCGCATGATCGAGCAGGGACTCAAGGGCGTGGAGTTCATCGCGATCAACACCGACGCCCAGGCGCTGTTGATGAGCGACGCCGACGTCAAGCTCGACGTCGGCCGCGACTCCACTCGCGGTCTCGGCGCAGGCGCCGACCCCGAAGTCGGCCGCAAAGCCGCCGAGGACGCCAAGGACGAAATCGAGGAGCTGCTGCGCGGCGCCGACATGGTCTTCGTCACCGCAGGTGAAGGCGGCGGCACCGGCACCGGCGGCGCCCCCGTCGTGGCCAACATCGCCCGCAAGCTGGGCGCGCTGACCGTCGGTGTGGTGACGCGACCGTTCTCCTTCGAGGGCAAGCGCCGCTCCAACCAGGCCGAGAACGGTATTCAGGCGCTGCGCGAGAGCTGCGACACCCTGATCGTCATCCCCAACGACCGGCTGCTGCAGATGGGCGACGCCCAGGTCTCGTTGATGGACGCCTTCCGCAGCGCCGACGAGGTGCTGCTCAACGGCGTGCAGGGCATCACCGACCTGATCACCACCCCGGGTCTGATCAACGTCGACTTCGCCGACGTCAAGGGCGTCATGAGCGGGGCGGGCACCGCCCTGATGGGCATCGGCTCGGCCCGCGGCGACGGCCGCGCGCTCAAGGCCGCCGAGATCGCGATCAACTCGCCGCTGCTAGAAGCCTCGATGGAAGGCGCCCAGGGCGTGCTGCTGTCGGTGGCCGGCGGCAGCGACCTCGGCCTCTTCGAGATCAACGAGGCCGCCTCGCTGGTACAGGACGCCGCGCACCAGGACGCCAACATCATCTTCGGCACGGTCATCGACGACTCGCTCGGCGACGAGGTGCGCGTGACGGTGATCGCCGCCGGGTTCGACTCCGCCGGACCGAGCCGCAAGCCGGTCGTCGGGGGAGCCGCGGGTGCGACCACCGGCGCCCAGCCGATCGCACCCGGTGCGGCAGGCAAGCTCAGCTCGTCGCTGTTCGACCCGATCGACGCTGCCAGCGTGCCGGTGCACACCAACGGCGCGACGGTCAGCATCGGCGGTGGCGACGACGGCGGGATTTCCGACGACGACGTCGACGTGCCGCCATTCATGCGGCACTGA
- the pgeF gene encoding peptidoglycan editing factor PgeF, translated as MTVIRRVTTTRAGGVSAPPFDTFNLGDHVGDDPKAVAANRKRLAAAIGLAEDHVVWMNQTHSDHVAVVDGPRGDAVDDTDALVTTERGLALAVVTADCVPVLMSDARAGVIAAVHAGRVGAADGVVLRTLETMLANGAHAQDITVLLGPAVSGANYEVPAQMAADVEARLPGSRTRTAKGTPGLDLRAGITRQLIDAGVTAIDADPRCTVADTKLFSHRRDAPTGRLACLVWIE; from the coding sequence GTGACAGTCATCCGCCGCGTGACCACCACCCGCGCCGGTGGCGTCTCGGCGCCGCCGTTCGACACCTTCAACCTCGGTGACCACGTCGGCGACGACCCGAAAGCCGTTGCGGCCAACCGGAAACGGCTGGCTGCCGCGATCGGACTGGCCGAGGACCACGTGGTGTGGATGAACCAGACCCACAGCGATCATGTCGCCGTCGTCGACGGGCCCCGCGGCGACGCCGTCGACGACACCGACGCGCTGGTGACCACCGAGCGCGGGCTGGCGCTGGCCGTGGTGACCGCCGACTGTGTCCCCGTGCTGATGTCCGACGCCCGTGCCGGGGTGATCGCCGCCGTCCACGCCGGGCGGGTCGGCGCCGCCGACGGTGTGGTGCTGCGGACCTTGGAGACGATGCTGGCCAACGGCGCGCACGCGCAAGACATCACGGTGCTGCTGGGCCCGGCCGTCAGCGGCGCCAACTATGAGGTGCCCGCCCAGATGGCCGCCGATGTCGAAGCGCGGTTGCCGGGCAGCCGGACCCGGACCGCGAAAGGCACACCGGGACTGGACCTGCGGGCCGGAATCACCAGGCAGCTGATCGATGCGGGCGTCACCGCGATCGACGCCGACCCGCGCTGCACGGTGGCCGACACGAAATTGTTCAGCCACCGGCGCGATGCTCCGACCGGCCGACTCGCCTGTCTGGTGTGGATCGAATGA
- the murG gene encoding undecaprenyldiphospho-muramoylpentapeptide beta-N-acetylglucosaminyltransferase: MSVSVSVVLAGGGTAGHVEPAMAVADALRTLDADVRITALGTPRGLETRLVPDRGYDLELITPVPLPRKLNGDLVRLPLRVRRAVRETRAVLEGVAADVVIGFGGYVSVPAYLAARHRVPVVVHEANARAGIANKLGARSARKVLAAVPDSGLRDAEVVGMPVRASITSLDRLALRAQAREHFGFAEDATVLLVFGGSQGAASINRAVSAAARDLAAAGISVLHAHGPKNTLDLRSPQPGDPPYVAVPYLDRMDLAYAAADLAICRSGAMTVAEVSAVGLPAVYVPLPIGNGEQRLNALPVVDPGGGLLVEDAQLTPEFVANEVTGLLTDPSRLQAMTLAAARVGHRDAAQRVAEVALDIARKGRR, encoded by the coding sequence GTGAGTGTCTCGGTGTCGGTCGTTCTTGCTGGTGGAGGCACCGCGGGGCATGTCGAACCGGCAATGGCGGTGGCTGACGCCCTGAGGACCCTGGACGCCGACGTCCGGATCACCGCGCTGGGGACCCCGCGCGGGCTGGAGACCCGGCTGGTGCCCGACCGGGGTTACGACCTCGAACTCATCACCCCCGTGCCGTTGCCGCGCAAACTCAACGGCGACCTGGTGCGCCTGCCGCTGCGGGTCCGCCGGGCGGTGCGGGAAACCCGCGCGGTGCTCGAGGGCGTCGCGGCCGACGTGGTGATCGGGTTCGGCGGCTACGTGAGCGTTCCCGCCTACCTCGCGGCACGTCACCGCGTCCCGGTCGTTGTGCACGAGGCCAATGCACGCGCCGGTATCGCGAACAAGCTCGGCGCCCGTAGCGCGCGCAAGGTGCTGGCCGCGGTGCCGGACTCCGGGCTGCGGGACGCCGAGGTGGTGGGTATGCCGGTGCGCGCGTCGATCACCTCGCTGGATCGCCTCGCGCTGCGCGCGCAAGCTCGCGAGCATTTCGGCTTCGCCGAGGATGCGACCGTGCTGCTGGTGTTCGGCGGTTCGCAGGGTGCGGCGTCGATCAACCGTGCGGTGTCGGCCGCCGCGCGCGACCTGGCCGCCGCCGGGATCTCGGTGTTGCACGCCCACGGCCCGAAGAACACCCTCGATCTACGCAGCCCGCAGCCCGGTGATCCGCCCTACGTCGCGGTGCCCTATCTCGACCGGATGGACCTGGCCTACGCCGCGGCCGATCTGGCGATCTGCCGGTCCGGTGCGATGACGGTGGCCGAGGTGTCCGCGGTCGGCCTGCCCGCGGTGTACGTGCCGCTGCCGATCGGCAATGGCGAGCAGCGGCTCAACGCGCTGCCGGTGGTCGACCCCGGCGGGGGTCTCCTGGTCGAGGACGCCCAGCTGACCCCGGAGTTCGTCGCCAACGAGGTGACCGGCCTGCTGACCGATCCGTCGCGGCTGCAGGCGATGACGCTGGCCGCCGCGCGGGTCGGGCATCGCGACGCCGCGCAGCGGGTGGCCGAGGTGGCCCTCGACATCGCACGCAAGGGCCGCCGATGA
- a CDS encoding cell division protein SepF, producing MSTLHKVKAYFGMAPMDDYDDEYYDDDDRGAHRGYARRERFADDEYERPGRYDDREPRMGREYDDPRDADYAPTGGFRAQYGDEPRFRPREFDHPDMGRPSRFGSLRGSTRGALAMDPRRMAELFEAGSPMSKITTLRPKDYSEARTIGERFRDGQPVIMDLVSMDNADAKRLVDFAAGLAFALRGSFDKVATKVFLLSPADVDVSAEERRRIAEAGFYSYQ from the coding sequence ATGAGCACTCTCCACAAGGTCAAGGCCTACTTCGGTATGGCTCCGATGGACGACTATGACGACGAGTACTACGACGATGACGACCGCGGCGCTCACCGCGGCTACGCCCGCCGTGAGCGCTTCGCCGACGACGAGTACGAGCGCCCGGGGCGCTACGACGACCGCGAGCCGCGGATGGGTCGCGAGTACGACGACCCGCGCGACGCCGACTACGCGCCGACGGGCGGCTTCCGCGCCCAGTACGGCGACGAGCCGCGGTTCCGTCCGCGCGAGTTCGACCACCCCGATATGGGCCGCCCGTCCCGGTTCGGCTCACTGCGCGGCTCGACCCGCGGCGCACTGGCGATGGACCCCCGCCGGATGGCCGAACTGTTCGAGGCCGGCAGCCCGATGTCGAAGATCACCACGCTGCGCCCCAAGGACTACAGCGAGGCCCGCACCATCGGTGAGCGCTTCCGCGACGGCCAGCCGGTGATCATGGACTTGGTCTCGATGGACAACGCCGACGCCAAGCGGCTCGTCGACTTCGCCGCCGGTCTGGCCTTCGCCTTACGCGGGTCCTTCGACAAGGTGGCAACCAAGGTGTTCCTGCTGTCGCCGGCCGACGTCGACGTCAGCGCCGAGGAGCGCCGGCGGATCGCCGAAGCGGGTTTCTACAGCTACCAGTGA
- a CDS encoding TIGR01777 family oxidoreductase — protein MSIEYASVVDHPIAEVFAWHTRPGAMRRLIPPWQPMRAVAETESLADGRAVLGLPGGLRWIAQHDPAGYDPPHQFVDVLSSDGLMTLPPRIIGWWRHTHQFNDMGDGTTEVHDEVDTTVPGAALRSTFVYRHRQLADDLAAHRDAREAGAGLLSVAITGSSGLVGSALTALLSTGGHRVVRLVRSDPARPDERRWDPSSPAADLFEGVDAVIHLAGASIAGRFTDAHRRAIRDSRIEPTRRLAELAASAGVRTFVSASAIGIYGYDRGDTVLSEDSARGDGFLADVVADWEAATEPAARAGVRTVAVRTGIVQAARGGTLRLMRPLFAAGLGGRLGSGEQWLSWIGIDDLLDIYYRALYDERLAGPVNAVAPNPVRNKAYAEALASTLHRPAVLPVPSIGPRLLLGKQGARELAEADQRVLPAKLQEVGHRFRHSRVEQALAHQLGHEPG, from the coding sequence ATGAGCATCGAGTACGCCAGTGTCGTCGACCATCCCATCGCCGAGGTGTTCGCCTGGCACACCCGTCCCGGCGCGATGCGGCGGCTGATCCCGCCGTGGCAACCGATGCGTGCGGTGGCCGAGACCGAGTCGCTGGCCGACGGGCGCGCGGTCCTCGGCCTGCCGGGTGGGCTGCGTTGGATCGCCCAGCATGATCCAGCCGGTTACGACCCGCCGCACCAGTTCGTGGACGTGTTGTCCTCGGACGGCCTGATGACCTTGCCGCCGCGCATCATCGGGTGGTGGCGGCACACCCACCAGTTCAACGACATGGGTGACGGCACCACGGAAGTGCACGACGAGGTGGACACCACGGTGCCCGGCGCCGCCTTGCGCTCGACGTTCGTCTACCGACACCGCCAGCTCGCCGACGACTTGGCCGCGCACCGCGATGCCAGGGAGGCGGGTGCCGGCCTGCTGTCCGTCGCGATCACCGGCTCGTCCGGTCTGGTCGGCAGTGCGTTGACCGCCCTGCTGAGCACCGGTGGCCACCGGGTGGTTCGGCTGGTGCGGAGTGATCCGGCCAGGCCCGATGAAAGACGTTGGGATCCAAGCAGTCCGGCTGCCGACCTGTTCGAGGGCGTTGATGCGGTCATCCATCTGGCCGGCGCCTCAATCGCCGGGCGGTTCACCGACGCCCACCGCCGGGCGATTCGCGACTCCCGCATTGAGCCGACCCGGCGGCTGGCGGAGCTGGCGGCGTCGGCGGGGGTGCGGACGTTCGTGTCGGCCTCGGCGATCGGGATCTACGGCTACGACCGCGGCGACACCGTACTGTCCGAGGACAGCGCCCGCGGTGACGGTTTCCTCGCCGACGTGGTCGCCGACTGGGAGGCCGCCACCGAGCCTGCCGCACGGGCCGGGGTGCGGACGGTCGCGGTGCGCACCGGAATCGTGCAGGCCGCCCGAGGGGGGACGCTGCGGCTGATGCGTCCGCTGTTCGCGGCCGGGCTGGGCGGCCGGCTCGGTAGCGGCGAGCAGTGGTTGTCGTGGATCGGCATCGACGACCTGCTCGACATCTACTATCGCGCGCTCTACGACGAGAGACTGGCCGGTCCGGTCAACGCTGTCGCGCCAAACCCGGTGCGCAACAAGGCATATGCCGAGGCGCTGGCCTCGACTCTGCACCGCCCCGCGGTGCTGCCGGTGCCCTCGATCGGGCCACGGCTGCTGCTCGGCAAGCAGGGGGCGCGTGAACTGGCCGAGGCCGACCAGCGAGTCCTACCGGCCAAGCTGCAGGAGGTGGGCCACCGGTTCCGGCATTCGCGGGTCGAGCAGGCGCTGGCTCACCAGCTCGGGCACGAGCCCGGCTAG
- the wag31 gene encoding DivIVA-like cell division protein Wag31, translated as MPLTPADVHNVAFSKPPIGKRGYNEDEVDAFLDLVENELTRLIEENSDLRQRVSELDQELSAARSGGAVPQPTQAIPLYQPEPEPEPTPAPAPQAAPQPAPSPAASEEQAIKAARVLALAQDTADRLTGTAKAEADKLLSDARTNADQILSEARHTAETTVADAKQRADALLSDAQNRSETQLRQAQEKADALQADAERKHTEIMGTINQQRTVLEGRLEQLRTFEREYRTRLKTYLESQLEELGQRGSAAPVDSGAASDGGGFNQFNRGNN; from the coding sequence ATGCCGCTTACACCGGCCGACGTGCACAATGTGGCATTCAGCAAGCCGCCCATCGGCAAGCGAGGCTACAACGAGGACGAGGTCGACGCCTTCCTCGACCTGGTGGAAAACGAGCTGACCCGGCTCATCGAGGAGAACTCGGATCTGCGTCAGCGGGTCTCCGAGCTCGACCAGGAGCTTTCCGCCGCCCGCTCCGGTGGCGCGGTCCCGCAGCCCACGCAGGCGATCCCGCTCTATCAGCCCGAGCCGGAGCCTGAGCCCACCCCGGCGCCCGCGCCGCAGGCCGCCCCGCAGCCCGCGCCGAGCCCGGCCGCCAGCGAGGAGCAGGCCATCAAGGCGGCTCGCGTGCTGGCCCTGGCTCAGGACACCGCGGACCGGTTGACGGGCACCGCCAAGGCCGAGGCCGACAAGCTGCTCTCGGACGCACGGACCAACGCCGACCAGATCCTCTCGGAGGCCCGCCACACCGCGGAGACCACGGTCGCCGACGCCAAGCAGCGTGCCGACGCCCTACTCAGCGACGCGCAGAACCGCTCGGAGACCCAGCTGCGGCAGGCGCAGGAGAAGGCCGACGCCCTGCAGGCCGACGCCGAGCGCAAGCACACCGAGATCATGGGCACCATCAACCAGCAGCGCACCGTCCTGGAGGGACGACTCGAGCAGCTGCGGACGTTCGAGCGCGAATACCGCACCCGGCTCAAGACCTACCTGGAGTCCCAGCTCGAGGAGCTCGGCCAGCGCGGCTCTGCCGCACCGGTCGACTCGGGTGCCGCCAGCGATGGCGGTGGGTTCAACCAGTTCAACCGGGGCAATAACTGA